A stretch of the Raphanus sativus cultivar WK10039 unplaced genomic scaffold, ASM80110v3 Scaffold0091, whole genome shotgun sequence genome encodes the following:
- the LOC130494653 gene encoding pentatricopeptide repeat-containing protein At3g60960, mitochondrial-like encodes MFPGSNKLIIKTLTPRHQLSWTMSLLRRVVKNPTVSKVSKLYVPYPVGRDPSSLPKIDPNSHNCIDNRPISLRYRVSAMIEMSNLDEAASISRLAVSEELRANRDTVFICNSVIGAMCEAKRYDEALSMFNYFFNECQTVPNTLSCNLIMKAHCDQGCVDKALELYRHLVLDGRSSPGMETYVILTKALVDAKRLDEACDLVRSMGRCYFMVYDILIRGFLDVGRFVEASQIFEELKGSPNNSKLPWRDYHKAIALFQVSFIEYWFKQGKDEEAREIWAVLDMAELLNPIVGNRVLKLLVEHGKKTEAWELFELIKGICDSETVGIMLKSFSEKTIIPFKCVGKTCYRTIIACLCEQGKMSEAETFFAVMCYDLDNIDDELMALGPDVSTFRAMINGYVKVGRLDDAMKMLDKMKILNLRKLAIHRAS; translated from the coding sequence ATGTTTCCCggatcaaataaattaataatcaaaacCCTAACTCCTCGGCACCAGCTCTCTTGGACCATGTCTCTCCTCCGCCGCGTAGTAAAAAATCCGACCGTATCAAAGGTTTCTAAGTTGTACGTACCTTACCCAGTGGGAAGAGACCCATCGTCACTCCCAAAAATAGATCCAAACAGCCATAACTGCATTGATAACCGCCCAATTTCTCTGCGCTACAGAGTATCGGCAATGATCGAGATGTCTAATCTCGACGAAGCCGCGAGTATCTCGCGCCTGGCTGTCTCTGAAGAATTACGTGCGAACAGAGACACTGTCTTCATCTGCAATTCCGTAATCGGAGCCATGTGCGAAGCCAAACGGTACGACGAAGCCCTCTCTATGTTCAATTACTTTTTCAACGAATGTCAAACCGTTCCAAACACGCTCTCTTGCAATCTCATCATGAAAGCACACTGCGACCAAGGTTGTGTCGACAAGGCTCTTGAGCTTTACCGTCACCTAGTCCTGGACGGACGCTCGTCTCCAGGGATGGAGACTTACGTGATACTCACGAAAGCCTTGGTTGATGCCAAAAGACTCGACGAAGCTTGTGATTTAGTGAGATCCATGGGGCGTTGTTATTTCATGGTCTACGACATCCTCATTCGCGGGTTTTTGGATGTAGGGAGATTCGTAGAGGCTAGCCAAATCTTCGAGGAACTGAAAGGATCACCTAACAACAGTAAACTCCCATGGAGAGACTATCACAAGGCAATTGCACTCTTTCAGGTTTCTTTTATTGAGTATTGGTTCAAGCAAGGCAAAGATGAGGAAGCTCGGGAGATTTGGGCGGTTTTGGATATGGCTGAACTACTGAACCCCATTGTTGGAAACAGGGTTTTGAAACTTCTTGTGGAGCACGGTAAGAAAACAGAGGCTTGGGAACTGTTCGAATTGATTAAAGGAATCTGCGATTCCGAGACTGTCGGCATAATGTTGAAGTCTTTTAGTGAAAAGACTATTATCCCTTTCAAATGTGTCGGGAAGACGTGTTATAGGACCATCATTGCTTGTCTCTGCGAACAAGGAAAAATGTCCGAGGCAGAGACATTCTTTGCTGTCATGTGTTACGACCTTGATAACATAGACGACGAATTGATGGCGTTGGGACCTGATGTCTCAACATTCAGAGCAATGATCAATGGATATGTTAAGGTTGGGAGACTCGATGATGCCATGAAGATGTTGGACAAGatgaagattttaaatttaagaaagCTTGCTATTCATCGAGCCagctaa
- the LOC130501063 gene encoding pentatricopeptide repeat-containing protein At3g60980, mitochondrial-like — protein MSMIRRVILGRRPYRTAVPRRAKDVMSNPDCRPITLGFRVWYLIASVGDLDTAAEYARLAAFSRIKGEATESTCELIIRSMCLHKRHKDAYDLYDFFFNKHKLIPTNNCCNCIIESRFQQGLVDEALDFHRSIISRGYPNEDTLRVLTKGLVQCGRLDQAKAFLKAEKFPYSNRPDHVAFNNLIQGFLDIGNLDKANLVLDEFKRAWSDWSDFALSWHKPNSLSLQYEQKVAFLMTTFMEYWFKQGKEMEAMKCYERCVVANKLPVRSDTGSALLKILLKYGKKTHAWALYHDMFDQSQSGISCLRLDSGTVKKMVDECFDIGRCSQAIETYNKARTNNKFLDNTYIITRCCENGMLSEAESLFAVSLGRGFGGADVAIFKTMIASYLNAGRVDDALKTSNMMIDSSLIEVSKLF, from the coding sequence ATGTCTATGATACGCCGCGTGATACTTGGTCGGCGGCCATACAGGACGGCGGTGCCAAGAAGAGCCAAGGACGTAATGTCAAATCCAGATTGCCGACCAATCACTCTAGGTTTCAGAGTGTGGTACCTCATCGCCTCCGTTGGCGACCTAGACACGGCGGCGGAGTACGCTCGTTTGGCTGCATTCAGTAGAATAAAAGGGGAAGCGACGGAGAGTACATGTGAATTAATCATCCGAAGCATGTGTCTGCATAAAAGGCACAAGGACGCGTACGATCTCTACGATTTCTTCTTCAACAAGCATAAGCTTATACCCACCAACAACTGCTGCAACTGCATCATCGAGTCTCGTTTTCAACAAGGTCTTGTTGACGAAGCTCTTGATTTCCACCGATCCATCATATCCCGCGGTTACCCAAACGAGGATACTCTCAGGGTCTTGACCAAAGGGTTAGTTCAATGCGGTCGACTGGACCAAGCCAAAGCATTTCTTAAGGCCGAGAAATTCCCGTATAGCAACCGGCCTGATCACGTGGCGTTCAACAATCTGATTCAAGGGTTTTTGGACATTGGGAATTTGGACAAGGCCAATCTTGTCTTGGACGAGTTCAAACGGGCTTGGTCTGATTGGTCTGATTTTGCCCTTTCCTGGCATAAACCTAATTCTCTCTCTTTACAATATGAACAAAAGGTGGCTTTCCTCATGACGACATTCATGGAGTACTGGTTCAAGCAAGGTAAAGAGATGGAAGCTATGAAGTGCTACGAGCGTTGTGTGGTAGCAAACAAGCTCCCTGTTCGTTCAGACACTGGCAGCGcccttttaaaaattttgctcAAGTACGGTAAAAAAACTCATGCTTGGGCACTGTACCATGACATGTTTGATCAAAGTCAAAGTGGGATAAGTTGCCTACGCTTAGACTCTGGCACGGTTAAGAAAATGGTGGACGAGTGTTTTGATATTGGTCGGTGTAGCCAGGCAATCGAGACCTACAACAAGGCGAGAACCAATAACAAATTCTTAGATAACACATACATTATCACAAGGTGTTGCGAAAACGGCATGTTGTCGGAAGCAGAGTCTCTGTTTGCTGTTTCACTTGGTCGTGGTTTCGGCGGCGCTGACGTTGCcattttcaaaacaatgatCGCTTCATATCTCAATGCTGGTCGAGTCGATGATGCTTTAAAGACCTCCAACATGATGATTGATTCGAGTCTAATAGAGGTCTCCAAACTGTTTTGA
- the LOC130501065 gene encoding probable polygalacturonase gives MDEEEDLPGKRNRSLLYGQILTDVVITGENGTIDGQGSIWWDWFKTGELNYTRPHLVELMNSTGLIIHLLEFTFLEHSSCLLHVSEMLL, from the exons AtggacgaggaagaagatttGCCTGGTAAAAGAAATAGGAGTCTTCTATATGGTCAGATTCTCACAGATGTAGTCATCACAG GCGAGAACGGGACAATTGATGGTCAAGGAAGTATATGGTGGGATTGGTTTAAAACTGGAGAGCTAAACTATACAAGACCTCATCTCGTTGAGCTCATGAACTCTACTGGTCTTATCATTCACCTTCTTGAGTTCACATTTTTGGAACATTCATCCTGTTTATTGCATGTCTCAG AGATGTTGTTGTAA
- the LOC108838592 gene encoding pentatricopeptide repeat-containing protein At1g77170, mitochondrial isoform X4, with the protein MRSDGIRNVFKKIEKITERFEKGDFEEGSEPLSQVVCLRDQLRAVVVKTCADVETLEDRLKKLHELELLEFEEKTKNHYHALLSGAGYYSTASKAPEEVESLLREMVVYGVAPTNITFWVLLKALADSGKLDLALNYLERMEEEFSVKPESTHHGVVIDGFARTKDPQNLAFAVERVKQLVPFQGQEMSFNAILSRCYPPRYPTEEDLEWLVSVIPIAQDLINFLHGASYVYTVLESTHWRLKVRGIIWPKSVLTRPDDVLVGGKIQKKGGRAVREGG; encoded by the exons ATGAGGTCGGATGGAATCCGCAATGTGTTTAAG AAAATTGAGAAGATAACAGAGAGGTTTGAGAAAGGTGATTTTGAGGAGGGTTCGGAGCCTCTGTCTCAGGTGGTGTGTCTCAGGGACCAGTTGCGAGCCGTCGTGGTGAAGACTTGTGCCGATGTCGAGACCCTGGAGGATAGATTGAAGAAACTTCATGAGTTGGAGCTTCTTGAGTTCGAGGAGAAGACCAAGAATCACTACCACGCTCTATTGTCTGGAGCTGGATACTACTCTACAGCTTCAAAAGCTCCAGAAGAAGTAGAGTCTTTACTCAGAGAGATGGTTGTGTATGGAGTTGCTCCTACCAACATCACTTTCTGGGTGTTGCTGAAGGCTCTTGCTGATTCTGGGAAGCTAGATCTGGCTCTCAACTACTTGGAGCGAATGGAGGAGGAGTTTAGTGTGAAGCCAGAGTCCACTCACCATGGGGTAGTGATCGATGGTTTTGCCAGAACCAAAGACCCCCAAAACCTGGCCTTTGCTGTTGAGAGGGTGAAGCAACTTGTCCCTTTCCAGGGTCAGGAAATGTCATTCAATGCCATACTGAGCAGGTGCTATCCACCCAGATATCCTACCGAAGAAGATCTGGAGTGGTTGGTTAGTGTCATCCCCATTGCCCAGGACCTGATTAATTTTCTGCATGGAGCCAGTTATGTGTACACGGTGCTGGAATCTACCCATTGGAGACTCAAGGTTCGAGGGATCATTTGGCCCAAATCGGTTCTGACTAGGCCTGATGATGTTCTTGTTGGTGGGAAGATCCAGAAGAAG GGGGGGAGGGCAGTGAGGGAAGGAGGATGA